From Triticum aestivum cultivar Chinese Spring chromosome 4A, IWGSC CS RefSeq v2.1, whole genome shotgun sequence, a single genomic window includes:
- the LOC123088111 gene encoding mitochondrial arginine transporter BAC1 codes for MAGLGDAAKEYIAGSAAGVAQVVVGHPFDTVKVKLQAHNTRAHGKVYKNAFHCTSRILVEEGIRGLYKGASSSFIGIALESSLFFGTYAQAKQLLQGKSEDCKPRLQVIIPAAACSGALISCILAPTELTKCRMQVQGKDVMYATRYSSPLDCAVKTLQREGVRGIFRGGLATLYREAIGNAVFFCTYEYSRYWMHNYIDSRQFSSNSGLVVAKDIGIGIMSGGLSGMAFWTATLPMDVAKTIIQTDHNPQSSRNPFRVLNMVYRRAGLAGCYAGLGPTLARAFPANAAAIVAWEYSAKILGIRRD; via the exons ATGGCTGGCTTAGGCGACGCCGCCAAGGAATACATCGCTGGATCTGCTGCAGGCGTCGCCCAGGTAGTCGTCGGCCACCCTTTCGACACcgtgaag GTCAAATTGCAAGCTCACAACACCAGGGCTCACGGAAAGGTCTACAAGAATGCATTCCACTGCACTAGTAGGATACTGGTTGAGGAAGGA ATAAGAGGGTTGTATAAAGGCGCATCATCTTCATTTATTGGTATAGCACTTGAAAGCTCCCTTTTTTTTGGCAcatatgcacaagccaaacaattaCTACAg GGAAAATCTGAGGATTGTAAGCCGCGGCTGCAGGTAATTATTCCTGCTGCTGCCTGCAGTGGAGCCCTGATCAGCTGCATCCTTGCTCCGACTGAGCTGACCAAG TGCAGAATGCAAGTTCAAGGGAAGGATGTGATGTATGCGACACGGTACTCCAGCCCTCTAGATTGCGCTGTGAAAACACTGCAGCGTGAAGGG GTTAGGGGTATATTTCGTGGTGGTTTAGCAACACTGTACAGAGAGGCAATTGGCAATGCTGTCTTCTTCTGCACTTATGAGTACAGCCGATATTGGATGCACAACTATATAGATTCTCGGCAATTTTCTAGCAACAGTGGCTTGGTTGTGGCAAAAGATATCGGGATAGGAATCATGAGTGGTGGCCTCAGTGGGATGGCT TTCTGGACAGCTACCCTGCCAATGGATGTTGCCAAAACGATTATTCAGACAGATCATAACCCTCAGTCGAGCCGAAATCCATTTCGGGTTTTAAACATG GTCTATAGGAGAGCTGGTCTGGCTGGATGTTATGCTGGTCTTGGGCCAACACTGGCAAGAGCATTCCCTGCCAATGCGGCAGCGATTGTTGCCTGGGAGTACAGTGCTAAGATTCTTGGTATAAGGCGTGACTAA
- the LOC123088112 gene encoding ras-related protein RABH1b produces the protein MAPVVSALAKYKLVFLGDQAVGKTAIITRFMYDKFDATYQATIGIDFLSKTMYLEDRTVRLQLWDTAGQERFRSLIPSYIRDSSVAVIVYDVTDTQSFLHTSKWIDEVNTARGKDVLIVLVGNKTDLVDQRQVATDEGEAKAKEHGALFMETSAKAGFNIKALFRTIATNLPGMDALSSAKQEDMVDINLRPASGPAGSGAAAQQEQKAGGCSC, from the exons atGGCGCCGGTGGTGTCGGCGCTGGCCAAGTACAAGCTGGTGTTCCTCGGCGACCAGGCGGTGGGCAAGACCGCCATCATCACCCGCTTCATGTACGACAAGTTCGACGCCACCTACCAG GCCACCATCGGGATCGATTTCCTCTCCAAGACCATGTACCTCGAGGACCGCACGGTTCGCCTACAGCTATG GGACACGGCTGGGCAGGAGAGGTTCCGGAGCCTGATTCCGAGCTACATCAGAGACTCTTCGGTCGCGGTGATCGTCTACGACGTAACAG ACACGCAATCGTTTCTGCATACATCTAAGTGGATCGACGAGGTGAACACGGCGAGAGGCAAAGACGTGCTGATTGTGCTCGTCGGAAATAAAACAGACCTCGTTGATCAGAG GCAAGTGGCCACGGACGAAGGGGAAGCCAAGGCCAAGGAGCACGGCGCATTGTTCATGGAGACCAGCGCCAAGGCCGGCTTCAACATCAAG GCGTTGTTCCGGACGATCGCCACGAACCTTCCTGGTATGGACGCGCTCTCGTCGGCCAAGCAGGAGGACATGGTGGACATCAACCTGAGGCCGGCCTCCGGGCCAGCAGGCTCAGgcgccgccgcgcagcaggagcAGAAAGCAGGAGGATGTTCTTGCTGA